TACCTAAATCTAAGACTTAAAAGAACAACTTGAGATTAACAGACacgaattaattttattgtaatgattatgtaattaataaacaacaaaGACAACTTTACAttagattaatattaaaagtatgttTCAAAGCTTAGATTATATTTGGCATATTAATGTTCAAAcacatttcatttcattgttatatTCTAATCGTCACACACACTAAATAAAACCAGCCACCTTCAATTAAAATCAGCATGTTAGTATCActtataaaacaactttatattaaaaattgtaacacAATTACGCACGCGATTATTGTAGTAATTCAATAACAGTTAAAGCGAGTACGTAAACTCCAAACAAGCCCGTAAAATTtcgtcaatatttatttttattgtgatttCATATTAAGGAAATCGCCGTAATTGTGATGATCTCTGCTTATCTTGCATTAGCATAatatcgaaaaaaaaacatgccGGTAGCAAAAAAAGTAGCTTCAGAAATTTGTCGCACTAGGCTCGAGCCTGCTGGTAAATCCGCTCGTATAAATCAACAAGCCTTAACaatgtttacatatttaaaagtaaccTTATTCTAACGAAACATACAAATTCCTGTTTAGATAACCAGTGAGTACCAGAAATTCAACTATATGTCAGAGAGACATTTGAGCTTCAGCTTAGAGCTCCAAATAGGTAATTTTAGTTGCAGTAATAGCAGCTGCACCAGCTAAAGAGGCTGCTACACCGACCACTGCAGCGGTGGACCCAGTCAGCTTCACAGCGAAGCccataataaatgaaattaacagCTGAGCGACGAAAACACAACTACTGATCACAGCGACATCTGTACCGATGCCTCGCTCTTCACCGCAGCCTCCTCCCTCACTATCCCACTGTAAAGTAAATACATTGTTAATTCATGTTTCTTGTACCTTCGGTCTCCAAAAAGGTTAACTTCATTTCAAGACTTTGCAAAAAAAATGAGAAAAATTATCACGTGATAAACAATAGTCAAAATAAAAGGCTAAGATTCATAAACGAGATTAAACTGCTGGTCTGACGTCACAAATGTATTGagttttgacatacgggagttaCAGTTCACACTAAGTCTCGATTCTGAGGCCCTCGTTAAAATTAACTccaatatatgaaaaaaactaCACAATCCAGGTACGATAATTaatgtcaaattttattttttacttatttcaataatcgtCTGTAATTTACGATTGACatgtattaaatgaaatgtaataaaaaacaatatattcgAGTACATAGAACTGGcgtaaaattttgtgtatgCATATTGTAATTCAAGAATAGCTAAACAATATTGTGCATAACAAAGTGTTTGGAAGCTTTTATTCGAAAGCTCGTTAGctgagaaataataaaattgcattAAGTTTTGTGAAACAATGGAAACGCTTACAGTAGACCATTAATTagcacaaaatttaattacaaaccgTTAATCACTTGTAAATCTGTTTGATGTCGCTATATCGCAAATAAGGTGTTGAATTCACGAAGGATACTTTGAAGTGAGTTTCAAAATACTCGGAAACATTTACTTAATTCACTACTCCTACTAGCAACTACTCCtactatcttcctttaaatagCAAGCGTTATCTTTAACGTAACTTAGCAATAATCACGATACCTCCGCcccttatatatttttttcttttaaatatttagacctaacatttattactaacaaaacacacacaaaataataattatgaaaaaatagagaaacaattttttttgtataatacgtaaatggccctggctcagcattaggctgaggagcagagttgttccacagcgctggtctatctgccagagaccacagcagatagtttgcgcctcagtcgcaaaaaaaaaacaaataagaatcgaatactcagtagaaacaaataataataataatagtatttaagtTATTGATGAATCAGCTTTCCTTACAGACTGAATGTGAGCGCTTGTGAGCGAGCGTACCCATTCTTATAAGCACGAAAACACACTCGCGGGCCCTATGGCATTTAGAgcgtccatgggcagcggtatcacttaacattatcATCACAGATTAACCACAAGGTCTTTAGGCcttaacactttatttattacaaattgctTACCATTCCTGTTGCATGGTAGTGCGCGACCAGGAGGTAGGGCATCGTAAAAAGCGTAGAATACAGGATACCAGCTGTCCAGCTGAATAGGAGCACTGCTGTTTGTGTCCTCAAGATGCAAAGGAGCATCATACCACAGCTGTAGGTACACAAGCCTCCGACATAGACTTTTTTAGCGCTGTAAAAAATACATCACATTATCtagtattcaatatttatagataaagtAAAATTGGTTTAGAAGAAAGAAAGGATTCTTACAGACGCGATAACagttaaactattatttccgaagatttgtgttattttttattacctttGAATTAGTTTACTAGtagtgtaaaaaattatattagagtAATAGTTCGATAAAATTAGCGaattggtttaaaatttaaatgccGACACTAAAGGCTACCTAAATGCCGGTCTGAAATCTACTTCTACTCCTACTCCTACTACTGcgtcaaacaaaaaatacttaatataaatatcctctgatggatatttttaaagttgcCTGTAAAGATACGTCGAAATACTGCAACAATAAGTCATTCGCGTGACTAAGaacaagtaataaaaataaaacaatgctAATGAAATTATGTCAGGCGCTAAAATTGTTAGCGTCTTAGAAGCCGCATAATGTCTTTAATGAAAGTCAAGACTCAAGGGTGATGTCGTTACAGATGCCACCAGGAAGAAGGATAtagattaaatagttttaaacggTAACTAAAAgaacgtaaatattttaacaaaatcgtCTAAGTTGAGTGTTGTAATTGATAAatgatttatgaatttaacaaagaaaataatagagATATCTTGTTTGTATGTGTATTACTTATACTATATTAAGGATTCATTAAATGCATTACtaggtttaaaattaactatgtACTTCTTTTCATGTAGGTTAGAGTtaaattgaaaacattttactaaaatatttgtttgaaatgTCCGAGCTTCATGtattttgtgatttttaacaatacaaCATTGTTAGTAtgagatatttttgtttggtaTTAAATCATCCAATGTCACAATGAAGCCAAACTTGGTATCAGCCTTATTTGAAAGGTTTCCGAATCTTAAAGCAATTAATAggcttatttaattaaagtataagtTATTAAATCACAATGGAACCCACTAATACACCCACATAAGCAAGACTGAAAGGAAGATAGATATTGGGACAGACATGGGGTCAAGAGGGTAGGAGATTGTCAAGAGATAATTTGGCGTGAAGTGCCTACGCCGatgaaactaaatataaattttaatttagcttAAGAtgcgttattattataatgggGTATAAAAAGGAAACTgagtttgaataataattaacttccTTTCTTGATAGCACTAAATTTGTTGtgttatgtaaaaatttaataatttcgcTTTTAAATCCGTTAAAAGTTTGAAAAGTGAAACTTCGCTAGTGAACTAGACGCATGAGCTGTTCTGTGTATAACGTCGCCTGCGTAaacgcatttttttatttatttatattatgattagcgcgtatacagtgtgaatatagatatacaaatacttgGAGTGATCATATTACCTTTacgttagtaataattaatttacaaagaagtttcacttctgacatacAATTGCTGTTTGGCTGACAGATAATcttatctttaaataatgaGATAAACTTACCCAAACTTCTTGATCAGTTTCTCAATAAAAGTTGAATAGCAAGCACAAGATAGAGAGTACATCGCCATCCCCCAGCAGCCGAAGCGAACGCCCGCTTCATAGTTAGTTCTACTTTCTGTGCCGACTGGCGCCTGAAAgatttttaaagcaattaCACATAAAAGCTAATAGCGAACTATGTTgagcaaaatataaaaattatcatgtaatgattatgttatttttattgcctaCTTTACTCATTGGAAAAGAATTAAAGTTCAATAAGTGGTTTACTATAAAGATTAATTTGAAGGCTCACATTGTTTTTAAGCCACTTTTCACTCTAGCTCAATAGGCGTTGTCGTTACTTGTACGAGTAAAAATGTAATCAGACGTATCTGAATCTGTATCATGGTCATTTTGAATCCAATAGGCAATAAGCTGACcagcctcttgtgcctgacacacgtcgtcgactttttaggggAAGCCGgatttctcacgatgttttccttcaccgttcgagcgcaTGTCAAATGcacatatagaaagaaaatccattggttgacagccggggatcgaacttatgCCCTTAATACTAGTACTAGTACTtgaaactatttaaataaataaataataactataggTATTGGTTACTTGAGATATACCACAAGACCTTTGGAATTTAGTTTTTAGATTCTTAATTCTTTTTATGTGACCTTGCTTTGAGGAATTAGGTAATACTTCTATTAATAGCAAGATTAAGAATCACTTTATCTTTGATGACATTATAGAAATTTCCCCCTATCATGATTGATCGGACCAAATTCCACGTCAAGTTCCATTGCGTTTTCacgaaaattaaaacacattttctCAATGATTTATGATGGAGAGGTAAGCTGACAAGTCTTCTGAGTACcatcaaatcaatgtatagCAAACTTCATGGACATCTCTCTAACGCTTGGTGCGTGAACGATTCATTTTAAGCGACACATAAATGTGTGAAGACGTTGTTTTCTGCTTTTGTTCTACTTATCATATGCTATGTTTTATAATGGTCATGtgtgtatttgttttgtatacatatatacaatttaagttTAGTATTGTTGGttgtgttatttataattgttcgcattattgtataacataactaaattattccATACGACTACGGCCCTCAAATATATACGGCCTCCATACGGCCGGCACTTTTGGTAGCATTGAATACTCTGTCAAGCTAAAGTATACTTATTCCCTTTTGACATTTGTCAAATGAAAGTCTAACCTTAAGCCGACGCTGGGTTTAACGTCGAAAGTAACGATAACTTTTCGTGTTGCTcgttacaaaaatgtatttttactgtagaagtaaaattaatcttactttattattattatttataatataatatatattattattattaatctactACTCGtaatcttagtaataaatatggcGGACGACCGAACTCTAAAGACTTTACTAAACCACCAGAGAAAACCTGGTAGACTAAtggtgggatggagttgtcGAGGACTTCGAAAAAATTAGTGATCGAAGCCGGATGCAAGAAGCACGAGGGGCGGTCTATTAATAATGATGCGTGACAAGTTATTGTTGAGAGAAGCACTTTTTGAATGGaatgaagctatgtattattattaaaaacttataattatttacataattttacatttggttaccgtgaccacgcacgctgaaattatgcaaataattataagtttttaataataatacatagcttcaatccgttcaaaaagtgtttttcttaatgtgtaaaagctatgttaacaaaagacaatactaagttaTTGTTGTTTACGTTTCCTCAATTacattatatctataaataactTTGAACGTAACATATATACTAGGTAATCTTGAAGTCAACAAGTATTTCACAATTCTATGACTAAGACTTATCTGATAGCGTGAAGTTCTGTGATGATCATCTTAATCCCCTACTAACACTTGTTATGAgtcacaattattataaatctttaGCTGAAAATGTATACTTTAATGATTTACACAAGTACTTAGACTTATGACCAACGTCAAACAATCTCATTGATTTCCGGAGATGGTTCCTTTTGTTAAAAGACTGTCCGCGATGGTCACAGCTACGTCAAAATCTTTCTACTGTGAAGGGTAAACCATGCTCTGCCTTCTGTCTTTCAGTCAATCTCTTCATTCCTGAAGGTCGTGTTAGTGGTGCCGCACATCTTCGTTTTGCTTTTCCTACTGTTTTCCAAGCTGCTCGTCAGTGATGAGGTATGGGATTTAGTGGTATCCTTCTGTGAGCCAGTAATTCTGATGAAAGAGACAGCAAAACGAGAGATGGAGCGTCTAGGAAGATTCCTAGCTTTAGAAGACGTGGAGTGAATAGGAGTTATGCCGTTGACGAACTGGTAGAATACGTAAGCGACCCCCGAGCCTCTGTTACGCGGTCTTCTAGGTGTCGAGTAATTCGaggtggttttagtgggtattaCTCACCCAGACCCAGATAGCAGAGATTCTGGTTTGGATCGAGTACCATATACTGCTCCATCTTTCGGGGGCTGGGACGCAAATAGATTTCCAACTCAGATATcaaaagaaaaagttttttgaaaatggaatatTTTAAGCGGATTACGATATAGGCTTATTAGGTAACGATGAAAATTTTCGATTTTGACTTTGTCACAGAAACCGGAAATAGACCGGATAGGTATTCCGGCGTAATGGCGCCAGTATAAGTTTGATTTTTAACCCCCGTACGCATTCACATTTAACCGTACCACATATActcatttcaataattaagaaTCCAGTATTGAAATAGGACCCAATGAATTCCTTGTTTTACTATGCTGACACGTGACAGCTGAACCAGGGCATATTATTTTACCGATGGAAAGGGGCATCCTGGATACAGGAAACCCAGGCCCACATAGTATATATGACAGCATAGACGCACCATTAACGCTTCAAAACATTTTGGTCTTGTCAAAACACGAGACactttatgtatatgtatgtatttactaAGTTTAAGATTcgttataatacttataaaaaatgtatcaaaacCTATAGTAAGACACAATACATAATCATCATttctttaaagttatatagttCATTTTgggagtgttggcctagtggcttcagcgtgcgactctcattcctgagttcgtaggttcgatagtcagctgtgcaccaatggactttctttctatgcgcgcatttaacattccctcgaacggtgaaggaaatcataGAAACGTTGAAGGCGCGTTAgagaggctgatcacctattagattgacaaattatcataaaacagatacagcaatctgaggccaagacctaaaaataatgtagcgccactggtttatATAGTTCATTACAAACATCATTTCTTTAAAAGTTCTTGAAAAGCCGGCTATGTATCCACGggtattacttaaaattaaatgagcatacttcaaaaatacaacGTATTACTTACAGCTGGATTTCCACCATACACAGCTTCGCCGACGAAGTCTGTGAAGTACAGCGAATAGCAGACATGCGCCATCCAACAAAAGAGATTAGTCAAACAAACGAATCTCAAAGACTTGGGCATCATGACTATGGACCTCAGATAGTGTTTAAGGGAAAGGGGCTCGCCGTGGCCTTCGGGTATTGCTATTCCATTTGGAGCTGGTGGCGCTGGAGCCTGGAATACAGAGTAGTTAATAGTCAATgggaaaacttattaaaaaatatatttatatacactctgACTGAGTGACAGTTCTCAAATCATTATATCGATTTTGATGTCCTGcagaaactgttaataataatttaatatatgttttaatgttttctcatGACTTGTGATAGATTTAGGAAATACACAATACCCATAATATACTTGAAAAAACATCCAGTTTTCATATTTACCTCAGAGCCTTCCAACGTTCCATAAGTTGAACAGTCTTTCCTCACACCTTCCTCTTCAAGAGTCCCATAGCTCGACACATCTTTCTTCAGGTTATCTCTTTCTAATTGCTCCTGATCAGGCGGAGTTTTCGATTTTTCTGTACTCTTTTTAAACTCGTCATACTGGTGCAACTCTTCCAGTggtatttctttaaaactaCTGATAGTTGCTGATACACAGATCACGAAAATTATTGTGATCAACGTGAATACCGCTCTCACGTGGCCACCGAAGAAGTCTCCTgtaattgtaaatgttatgGAGGAGTGATGGCAGGAAAAGTCTTACAATTTGGTCTGATTAAATTAAGACAATTATGAGTCCAACATCCCTATTGACATATTAGTCAGGGCTTTTCAAGACAGGCCTGAAGAGACCACCAATAATGAAGAGAGAAGAGAGGGAAGTTACAATGTTAAAGGAATGTAAATACGAAACAGGATATTTAGATATTCTCTAATATTTAATCACACTGTGTATATCTAAGTTTACTTTCTGACGAAACGAAATCtcaatatgtatgttttaaattcaatacgtCACAAAAAATACACTGACTGCGAGACCATTGcttgtatatacataatatatgtattattaatgttaaatctGGTCTAATCCATGCACAGaacgctataataataatgtaattgtcAAGAACGAATTGTCATTAAAAGCGTCGTGAAATAACAAAACgtcaaaattttatgaaatctctaaataattatataacaattaaaagttCACAATTTTCCACGTTACCCAAACACTGGATGCCGTGTCAAAAGTATATGTTTACCTAGTGTGGTTTCATCCCAATTTATTCCACCAAGCGCGTATCCCATAAACCCTCCCAATCCAGCCATTATCGTGAAAGTACTCAAGCCCCTAGCATGGTCCTCTGAAATATAAAGATCCAATTGTTCATTACCTGTACTTTAGAGACAAACTCTTTTAGTCTATTATCTGTAGAATCCCAGAATGTTTCCCGTACCCACCCACAATCTAACCAAGAACTCTGTAATCAGAGACGAACCAATGGTCTAGGGTTCCTAGATGTCAACTAGCAAAACAAACGTGAATAAGATTACTAGCAAGGTActcctaaataaaatttctaaatatttctcttttctaccaatcaatcaataaatataatcccAATCTTAGTTTTAccaaatatagataaaattccACTTctgataaattataattcaatatggCGATGGTTTGTTTTCTAAACTATCATTGGACTGTTCCTGTTTTCTCAAAGGATTGTTCAAcagatatttacataaaattatcatattttagactattttattaaaaaggaatAAATCTACACTGTACTGAGTCCAACTATATCGCTTATTAGCGATTCCTTCCAGGCGAACGTTCGCAACCCGAAAagagcaaaaaataaatagtaaaaaacgTGAACGTAATGATTTTGGtcataagaataataaaatgttctaAGTGcatcataattattactacAACCATGGAATAATTGATTCGGTCCCAGTCACCTGACTTAATAGTTACTAAAGCATATATTAATAGCCCCTTGAGATTAATCTCATGAATGAAAGTACATACAACATTATATAAGGCTATTATCCGTTCAATCTTAGCACTAAACTAATAATAGTTCTAcgtcatacaaaattacactgtAGATAAGCTGAATATATTCCACTATCGGTAATATTAAAGCATTTTCAGGtttcataaatcaaatttGGTAATAAGGGAGGTAGGTATATACTGTATAGTGCTTATAAATGTGATGTGATATTTTCCatcttacttataaatattttaagaagcGAGaagttttgtctttatttatcAGTAGTAACAAATccgcatttttttaaaatactttatgtcgtttgtttaagtttctttagttttctttcttttatctgtttcatatactttgtttatcaatgtaatctgttttggctttgtatattgtgtaagtgttttctttaatattatgtatatgccAGGTGTTAttacttgtaaataaacaaattaaaataataaaccctTAACCACATAATTTCAAATGTACAGTTGGGTACCAATTTTCAAATCAAGGAGGAATGAGAAGAACCTCTCAATCATTatgcttatattatattccaaATTGATATATAGCTGGTTTTAGTTCAAAAAGTACTGTTACAAACTTCAACATTTTGTAACGTATGTCGTTCAACGAGTTTCTaagtatctttaaaataacataagacAGTTAATGTAATGTTCGATTGTTGAGCGATATGTCAACTTAGTCAACTTTCTGGTATGagttttaataagtttatataataagtgtgataaaaataaagtatggtCACAATATAGCCCGGGGTTTTCTGCTTCCGTTGATATTCAATTACCaataaagcaatatttattatgttatatacacCTACACACTTTAATATATACCATaccttattatatacatatatttatgattgATTAATATGCAAATTGTAtagtaaaatgtattcaaaatGCATATCAATGATAACCAAATATCCGTACGGaaaataccaaaataaatattcttgaGATAAATCAATCACTGCGAAAGGAAAGAGATAGTATGGTGTTGAAAATGGCAAGAACAGTATATTTCGTACAGTGGATTACGTATACAGAAAGTCAGTGCTTCTAACATTAACACCTAAGAGGGACTTATGTTTTCAATTCCCACATATTAACACTTAGattaataagttaatttcAAGCCCTAAGACGATTACATTGTGTTCAACAAACTGATCAGCCCTTTGTGACTGACAATAGTCAAAAACTTTTCGGTCATAGTGCAGTTTCGTTCCTTCGTGTTTACATGGATCCaaagaataattaattcattcatgtattttaataatttttaacactgTCAGTACAGCTTATTCGTAATAACAGCTAAGGACCAACTGTTTGTTGAAAAAATGCACTAACACAATAGACAATCGCATAGTGTGACGTACCTAAAGCTAAACAAAACACTACCTATGTCTATCAAATTGGGTTAAGGATAGCAACGCTTCTGAAAAACgatataatactaattaaatattgtaataacatagttattctattattaaaattttaatttcaggtCATTAACTAAGGCAAAACAAAAGATTTCTGAACCGACTCTAAGCAAATCTTACGTCACTCagatcatattaattattacaaagctTACTTCGTCGTAACTATAATTTAGAGCTTTATTATTGTAGTTTTTCAGTgtaactctcatccctgaggtcgtatgtgaatttaacattcactcgaacggtgaaggaaaacatcgtgtggaaacccaaaaagtcgacggcgtgtgtcgcACAGGcttcataaaactaaaaggGTCGTAGCACCGctgatttatttcatttctctaattataatacttaaaaatccGTTTAGGCGTTAGTGAAGATAAAGGaactaagtaaaaattatgCAACGTTTATCtgtattcaattaaataaaccgAACAACATGGTCACTTTCTTTGGACTATCAAATGGTACAACATCATTTTATGTAATCGGCATGACAAGGATCTTTTTGACATAATAAGTCGTTAGATAAAGTTATCCATCTAGACACTTGAATTCATCTTCCGATAGAAAAATgtctatgaattattattgaattcagAAATTTGCAACATATTCACGAACATACCCCGTCTTACACACCATTGGATACTTGATAGaacatatacttatatattgaTCTATATTCGCACCGTCCAGGCAACAAACACAGAGGAAACTAGACCGTAACGGCCTACTGGTCATATAAACAAAGCATAGACCGTGCCTGGAACGGTTGTGGGGAAAGAATATTAATTCTCTGAAGGAGGCGaacaataatgaaataatggGTATTGCAAGcagtaatattgtatataatattaccgATGTAGCCAGGGCGTATCACGCGAACGCGTAAAACGAAGGAGTATGACTTTTTAAGGTATCTTAATAGTAAAAAGCAAgagatgtaaaaaaaatccatagaTACAATGGCAAACTCAAActcataataaattcattcatatatgtaaataagtaCTTATGAGCGtgaacagaaaagatgttaaattgattataaatttacatttactaccatttcgcaagtcaagggcataGAACGGGCAAAAGCATGGGAGTAGATCGAGAAAATAGGTACACTTAGTTACATGAATTTCATCTACATATATTATGGATTCAATATTAAGCTATATTGTtagttcaattgttttataaattatataaaacaaaatgtttgttgtACGAGTACGATAAAAACTAATTCccaatttatatatacgtaatttTTAGTAAGCTCTtgaaggtattttttatacagctTGAAAACGGCTAgccaattacttttttaaatttaatctatTATCATGTCTCACCTCCCTCGGACAAGCAATTTAGCTAGGGTGGCCACAGAGAAGGCGGAAATTAATAAACGGTTCAAATTTATTGTCTTTCTTCTAACTTCTATTTTATGGCCTTGGCGTTtcagtgcacaggcgctaattaaagatttaagttgacgcctggtaaatagtaccggtgatcccagagctggtgctgaTGCTTATTTATTTGCTGTATTTTGATACGTATcaaaggaaatgctgccagcgttaaaggtggTACAGGGaacatacttttaaatttgttttaattttctttttattattactacgtaggttaagaaattgtaaaactgtatatttgtgtgttatgttttaggttttaataaacgataattgtgatattattatgatggatattacaataattttgagtttaatcgttacaataataatctagtataatattattttgaatctcTTTCATTGgttgctttttgttttttgtttctttgatGTTGTATTATACATGTGGTGTCAAACGAATGTAGTAACATCTTTATACATGgggtatgtttaaaaattctgatatgtatttcaaatctcagcatattatatatcaaatataacGTACttgaaatttacattattataatgtttgtaattcATCAGATCATGTAAAGTTTTGTCATTAATAGATCTGTTctcaattatatttagattctGATTGTATTCGAATATCTAATATACTtgatttaattactaaatCCTCCTCATTTCTTGAAAGATCCTATGTAGAACACATGAGTACCACCAAAACCAATACTGACGACACAACATAGACCTTCAGCTACTTCAATTATTCCTGAGAATCAAGAATTACTATTTGGCCCTACTCGGGAATCGACTCAAGACCACAAGACATAATAGCCACAAGAAACggtaataatataactaaataaagatgagtttcttaattttatttttgtaaatattttatttaaattttatcaagaTAACTTGTATGTACAGATATCGCTTGACAACAATTCTATTACAGAACGAATACATGTTAAACGACACAGGAATATTCAAATGTGATCAATCATAATGATAAAGT
This is a stretch of genomic DNA from Pieris brassicae chromosome 1, ilPieBrab1.1, whole genome shotgun sequence. It encodes these proteins:
- the LOC123714396 gene encoding proton-associated sugar transporter A isoform X2, whose product is MADKLDDYQGVAGRWHGIRDRWKERYAQWKENHPRGIREVLKELLFGIPTSSEPPNREYDNTEYSDIFRRKNRLELMRISAAVMGIEFSYAGETAFVSPTLLQIGVPHHQMTMVWALSPLIGFFMTPLLGSLSDRCKSKFGRRRPFIVMMSIGVFLGLILVPNGETLGYMLGDLGNVNKTQVPSVLGPRSTALETEGSNYHPWGVFFTIIGTVLLDFDADACQSPARAYLLDVTVPEDHARGLSTFTIMAGLGGFMGYALGGINWDETTLGDFFGGHVRAVFTLITIIFVICVSATISSFKEIPLEELHQYDEFKKSTEKSKTPPDQEQLERDNLKKDVSSYGTLEEEGVRKDCSTYGTLEGSEAPAPPAPNGIAIPEGHGEPLSLKHYLRSIVMMPKSLRFVCLTNLFCWMAHVCYSLYFTDFVGEAVYGGNPAAPVGTESRTNYEAGVRFGCWGMAMYSLSCACYSTFIEKLIKKFGAKKVYVGGLCTYSCGMMLLCILRTQTAVLLFSWTAGILYSTLFTMPYLLVAHYHATGMWDSEGGGCGEERGIGTDVAVISSCVFVAQLLISFIMGFAVKLTGSTAAVVGVAASLAGAAAITATKITYLEL
- the LOC123714396 gene encoding proton-associated sugar transporter A isoform X1; amino-acid sequence: MIMADKLDDYQGVAGRWHGIRDRWKERYAQWKENHPRGIREVLKELLFGIPTSSEPPNREYDNTEYSDIFRRKNRLELMRISAAVMGIEFSYAGETAFVSPTLLQIGVPHHQMTMVWALSPLIGFFMTPLLGSLSDRCKSKFGRRRPFIVMMSIGVFLGLILVPNGETLGYMLGDLGNVNKTQVPSVLGPRSTALETEGSNYHPWGVFFTIIGTVLLDFDADACQSPARAYLLDVTVPEDHARGLSTFTIMAGLGGFMGYALGGINWDETTLGDFFGGHVRAVFTLITIIFVICVSATISSFKEIPLEELHQYDEFKKSTEKSKTPPDQEQLERDNLKKDVSSYGTLEEEGVRKDCSTYGTLEGSEAPAPPAPNGIAIPEGHGEPLSLKHYLRSIVMMPKSLRFVCLTNLFCWMAHVCYSLYFTDFVGEAVYGGNPAAPVGTESRTNYEAGVRFGCWGMAMYSLSCACYSTFIEKLIKKFGAKKVYVGGLCTYSCGMMLLCILRTQTAVLLFSWTAGILYSTLFTMPYLLVAHYHATGMWDSEGGGCGEERGIGTDVAVISSCVFVAQLLISFIMGFAVKLTGSTAAVVGVAASLAGAAAITATKITYLEL